In a genomic window of Molothrus ater isolate BHLD 08-10-18 breed brown headed cowbird chromosome 17, BPBGC_Mater_1.1, whole genome shotgun sequence:
- the LOC118694614 gene encoding oxidative stress-responsive serine-rich protein 1-like, protein MDLEAKDEEEESLQTAFKKLRVDAAGCIAALSVGDGTILRTVTRAAMDGAKQQPVSSKEAWHGCVRKPSRGSARVPRRRRSKSPVLHPPKFTYCNMKANSQLKHKPQADTSKGVISSDVFVPAEHGTKDGQDSHLEASNDRTEPLEAFTAEEPLQQLGENCPALSSSFENSLQTSDFQSLSMLSKGRQCPCRDRKCQCQQWRSMQVYSFSGLRSVLSECERAVLGVHAHSLHNRSPSGTASASSPRSCSEQARAFVDDVTIEDLSGYMEYYLYIPKKMSHMAEMMYT, encoded by the exons ATGGACTTGGAAGCTaaagatgaagaggaggagagtCTACAAACAGCATTCAAAAAGCTGAGAGTGGATGCAGCAGG ATGTATTGCAGCTCTGTCCGTGGGCGACGGGACCATTCTCAGAACAGTGACAAGAGCAGCCATGGATGGAGCCAAGCAGCAGCCTGTCAGCTCCAAGGAAGCATGGCATGG GTGTGTGAGAAAGCCCTCCCGAGGATCAGCGAGGGTCCCGCGGCGCCGGCGCTCCAAGTCTCCGGTCCTGCACCCTCCCAAGTTCACCTATTGCAACATGAAAGCCAACAGCCAGCTGAAACACAAACCCCAGGCAGACACTTCCAAGGGTGTCATCAGCTCAGATGTTTTTGTCCCAGCAGAACATGGTACAAAGGACGGGCAGGATTCTCACCTTGAGGCCAGTAACGACAGAACTGAACCGTTGGAAGCTTTCACCGCCGAAGAGCCTTTGCAACAGCTGGGGGAGAATtgccctgctctctcctcaTCCTTTGAGAACAGCTTGCAAACCTCAGATTTCCAGTCCTTATCCATGCTCAGCaagggcaggcagtgcccctgcagggacaggaagtgccagtgccagcagtggCGCAGCATGCAGGTGTACTCCTTCTCCGGCCTGCGCAGCGTCCTGTCCGAGTGCGAGAGGGCTGTCCTGGGAGTCCATGCCCACTCCCTCCACAACAGATCTCCctctggcacagcctcagcaaGCTCTCccaggtcttgttctgagcaAGCTCGAGCCTTTGTGGATGATGTGACTATTGAAGATCTTTCGGGGTACATGGAGTACTACTTATATATTCCCAAGAAAATGTCTCACATGGCAGAGATGATGTATACTTGA
- the LOC118694778 gene encoding oxidative stress-responsive serine-rich protein 1-like: protein MMKSEAKDGEEESLQTAFKKLRVDTAGCTTSLSVGDGTSPRAIVRTVADETKPKNVCASKETWHGSVKKPSRGVVRTQRRRRSKSPILHPPKFIHCSTKSHSTCSQLVQKSQADAQEDSSGFGVPVPKEACAHEHCSVTPDVGHKGADEPLGVSVARLTSENTQETSPAAASPASKTSLKTTELSDFQSVSKLTTSEPCACAGKACQCKLWQDMEVYKFSGLQNTLPLAPDRTVCEDHSQPLPSRTPSSSPRSCSEQARAFVDDVTIEDLSGYMEYYLYIPKKMSHMAEMMYT, encoded by the exons ATGATGAAATCAGAAGCTAAGGATGGAGAAGAGGAAAGCCTGCAGACAGCATTCAAAAAGCTGAGGGTTGACACAGCTGG ATGTACCACTTCTCTCTCTGTGGGTGATGGGACAAGTCCCAGAGCAATAGTTAGAACAGTGGCAGATGAAACCAAACCTAAGAATGTGTGTGCTTCTAAGGAAACCTGGCATGG GTCTGTAAAGAAGCCCTCGAGAGGAGTTGTGAGAACCCAGCGTCGCAGGCGTTCCAAGTCTCCAATTCTTCACCCTCCAAAGTTTATCCACTGCAGCACAAAATCACATTCCACATGCAGCCAGCTGGTGCAGAAGAGCCAGGCTGATGCCCAGGAGGACAgcagtgggtttggggtgccaGTCCCAAAGGAAGCTTGTGCACACGAACACTGCAGTGTCACTCCGGACGTTGGCCACAAGGGAGCTGACGAACCTTTGGGAGTTTCTGTTGCACGGCTGACATCAGAGAACACACAGGAgacctctccagctgcagcttctccagcatCCAAAACAAGCCTAAAGACTACAGAGCTTTCTGACTTCCAGTCTGTGTCCAAGCTGACCACGAGTGAGCCGTGCGCATGTGCAGGTAAAGCCTGCCAGTGCAAACTGTGGCAAGATATGGAAGTGTACAAATTCTCTGGCTTGCAGAACACCCTCCCTCTGGCACCTGATAGAACGGTTTGTGAGGATCACTCCCAGCCCTTGCCATCAAGAACTCCCTCAAGTTCCCCACGCTCTTGCTCTGAGCAAGCCAGGGCCTTTGTGGATGATGTGACAATTGAAGATCTTTCGGGGTACATGGAGTATTACTTGTATATTCCAAAGAAAATGTCTCACATGGCAGAGATGATGTACACCTGA